The following are from one region of the Melaminivora suipulveris genome:
- the gyrA gene encoding DNA gyrase subunit A, protein MNQFAKETLPISLEEEMRRSYLDYAMSVIVGRALPDARDGLKPVHRRVLYAMHELNNDWNRPYKKSARIVGDVIGKYHPHGDRAVYDTIVRMAQDFSLRHMLVDGQGNFGSVDGDNAAAMRYTEIRLAKIAHEMLADIDKETVDFGPNYDGSETEPLVLPSRLPNLLVNGSAGIAVGMATNIPPHNLNEVVDACLHMLRNPEASIDELMEIVPAPDFPTAGIIYGINGVKEGYRTGRGRVVMRAKVHFEDIDRGQRQAIIVDELPYQVNKKTLQERMAELVHEKKIEGISHIQDESDKSGMRLVIELKRGEVPEVVLNNLYKQTQLQDTFGMNMVALVDGQPRLCNLKDLIVVFLQHRREVVTRRTVFELRRARDRGHVLEGLAVALANIDEFIRIIRDSPTPPVAKAELMTRAWDSQLVREMLTRTREDGGVVNADDYRPESLEREYGMQAGGLYRLSDTQAQEILQMRLQRLTGLEQDKIVAEYKDVMAQIDNLLDILARPERVSTIIGEELTALRTEFGQTRLGARRSTIEHSAHDLSTEDLITPTDMVVTLSHSGYIKSQPLSEYRAQRRGGRGKQATQTKEDDWIDQLFIANTHDWILCFSNRGRLYWLKVWEVPAGSRGSRGRPIVNMFPLQDGEKINVVLPLTGSNRTFPADRFIFMATADGTVKKTTLDQFSNPRKVGIIAIKLDEGDQLIGAAVTDGQHNVMLFSDGGKAVRFDEDDVRALGRDTRGVKGMTLEEGQSVIAMLVAEDESQSVLTATENGFGKRTPIGEYTRHGRGTKGMIAIQQSERNGRVVAATLVRADDEIMLITDTGVLVRTRVSEIRELGRATQGVTLIALDDGARLSGLQRIVENDAQDDAADAAPQE, encoded by the coding sequence ATGAATCAGTTCGCCAAAGAGACTTTGCCCATCAGCCTGGAAGAGGAGATGCGCCGCAGCTACCTCGATTACGCCATGAGCGTGATCGTGGGCCGCGCCCTGCCCGATGCGCGCGATGGTCTCAAGCCCGTGCACCGGCGTGTTCTCTACGCCATGCACGAGCTGAACAACGACTGGAACCGGCCCTACAAGAAATCCGCCCGCATCGTGGGCGACGTGATCGGTAAATACCACCCGCACGGCGACAGAGCGGTGTACGACACCATCGTGCGCATGGCGCAGGATTTTTCGCTGCGCCACATGCTGGTCGATGGCCAGGGCAACTTTGGCAGCGTGGACGGCGACAACGCCGCCGCCATGCGTTACACGGAAATCCGCCTGGCGAAGATCGCCCACGAGATGCTGGCCGACATCGACAAGGAGACCGTCGACTTCGGCCCCAACTACGACGGCAGCGAGACCGAGCCCCTGGTGCTGCCCAGCCGGCTGCCCAACCTGCTGGTCAACGGCTCAGCCGGCATCGCCGTGGGCATGGCCACCAACATCCCGCCGCACAACCTGAACGAGGTGGTGGACGCCTGCCTGCACATGCTGCGCAATCCAGAGGCGAGCATCGACGAGCTGATGGAGATCGTGCCGGCGCCGGATTTTCCCACCGCCGGCATCATCTACGGCATCAACGGCGTCAAGGAAGGCTATCGCACCGGACGCGGGCGTGTGGTGATGCGCGCCAAGGTGCACTTCGAGGACATCGACCGCGGCCAGCGCCAGGCGATCATCGTTGACGAGCTGCCCTACCAGGTCAACAAGAAGACGCTGCAAGAGCGCATGGCCGAGCTGGTGCACGAGAAGAAGATCGAGGGCATCAGCCACATCCAGGACGAGTCCGACAAATCCGGCATGCGCCTGGTGATCGAACTCAAGCGCGGGGAGGTGCCCGAGGTCGTCCTGAACAACCTGTACAAACAGACGCAGCTGCAGGACACCTTCGGCATGAACATGGTGGCGCTGGTCGACGGCCAGCCGCGCCTGTGCAACCTGAAGGATTTGATCGTCGTCTTCCTGCAGCACCGCCGCGAGGTGGTCACGCGGCGCACGGTGTTCGAGCTGCGCCGCGCGCGCGATCGCGGCCACGTGCTGGAAGGCCTGGCGGTGGCGCTGGCCAACATCGACGAGTTCATCCGCATCATCCGCGACTCGCCCACACCGCCGGTGGCCAAGGCCGAGCTCATGACGCGTGCCTGGGACAGCCAGCTGGTGCGCGAGATGCTGACGCGCACGCGCGAGGACGGCGGCGTGGTGAACGCCGACGACTACCGCCCCGAGAGCCTGGAGCGCGAGTACGGCATGCAGGCGGGCGGCCTGTACCGCCTGTCGGACACGCAGGCGCAGGAAATCCTGCAAATGCGCCTGCAGCGCCTGACGGGCCTGGAGCAGGACAAGATCGTCGCCGAGTACAAGGACGTGATGGCGCAGATTGACAACCTGCTGGACATCCTGGCGCGCCCCGAGCGTGTCTCGACCATCATTGGCGAGGAGCTCACCGCCCTGCGCACCGAGTTCGGCCAGACGCGCCTGGGCGCGCGGCGCAGCACCATCGAGCACAGCGCCCACGACCTGTCCACCGAGGACCTGATCACGCCCACCGACATGGTGGTGACGCTCAGCCACAGTGGCTATATCAAGAGCCAGCCACTCTCCGAATACCGCGCCCAGCGGCGCGGCGGGCGCGGCAAGCAGGCCACGCAGACCAAGGAAGACGACTGGATCGACCAGCTCTTCATCGCCAACACGCACGACTGGATCCTGTGCTTTTCCAACCGCGGGCGGCTGTACTGGCTGAAAGTGTGGGAAGTGCCGGCGGGCTCGCGCGGCTCGCGCGGGCGGCCCATCGTCAACATGTTCCCGCTGCAGGACGGCGAGAAGATCAACGTGGTGCTGCCGCTCACCGGCAGCAACCGCACCTTCCCGGCCGACCGTTTCATCTTCATGGCCACCGCCGACGGCACGGTGAAGAAGACCACCCTGGACCAGTTCAGCAACCCGCGCAAGGTCGGCATCATCGCCATCAAGCTCGATGAGGGCGACCAGCTGATCGGCGCCGCGGTCACCGACGGGCAGCACAACGTGATGCTGTTCTCCGATGGCGGAAAGGCCGTGCGCTTTGACGAGGACGACGTGCGCGCGCTGGGTCGCGACACCCGCGGCGTCAAGGGCATGACGCTGGAAGAAGGCCAGAGCGTGATCGCCATGCTGGTGGCCGAGGATGAATCGCAAAGCGTGCTCACCGCGACCGAGAACGGCTTCGGCAAGCGCACGCCCATTGGCGAGTACACCCGCCATGGCCGCGGCACCAAGGGCATGATCGCCATCCAGCAGTCCGAGCGCAACGGCCGCGTTGTCGCCGCCACGCTGGTGCGCGCCGACGACGAGATCATGCTGATCACCGACACGGGCGTGCTGGTGCGCACGCGCGTATCCGAGATCCGCGAGCTGGGCCGCGCCACGCAGGGCGTGACGCTGATCGCGCTGGACGACGGCGCGCGGCTGTCCGGCCTGCAGCGCATCGTCGAAAACGATGCCCAGGATGACGCTGCCGACGCCGCGCCCCAGGAGTAA
- the serC gene encoding 3-phosphoserine/phosphohydroxythreonine transaminase: MTRPYNFSAGPAAIPEEVLQRAAAEMLDWHGSGMGVMEMSHRGKEFIAIYEQAEADLRELLAVPEHFKILFMQGGGLAENAIVPLNLSRAATVDFVVTGSWSAKSRKEAFKYAAEVHTAASSEDTGFTTLPDPATWRLSRGASYVHICSNETIHGIEFHELPDLKTLGSDAPLVIDFSSHVASRPVDWSRVGLAFGGAQKNLGPAGLTLVVVREDLLGHALPACPSAFDYQIVADNQSMFNTPPTWGIYMAGLTFQWLKRQREGDASGVAAMEARNKAKAQRLYDYIDGSQFYVNKVAPQARSRMNIPFFLRDEGRNDAFLAGARERGLLQLKGHKSVGGMRASLYNAMPMAGVEALIGYMQEFERRQA; encoded by the coding sequence ATGACTCGCCCCTACAACTTCTCTGCCGGCCCTGCGGCCATCCCCGAAGAGGTGCTGCAACGCGCCGCCGCCGAGATGCTGGACTGGCACGGCAGCGGCATGGGCGTGATGGAGATGAGCCACCGGGGCAAGGAGTTCATCGCCATCTACGAGCAGGCCGAGGCCGACCTGCGCGAACTGCTGGCCGTGCCCGAGCACTTCAAGATCCTGTTCATGCAGGGCGGCGGCCTGGCCGAGAACGCCATCGTGCCGTTGAACCTGTCGCGCGCCGCCACGGTGGACTTCGTGGTCACGGGCAGCTGGAGCGCCAAGTCGCGCAAGGAAGCCTTCAAGTACGCCGCCGAGGTGCACACCGCCGCCTCCAGCGAGGACACGGGCTTCACCACCCTGCCCGATCCCGCCACCTGGCGCTTGAGCCGCGGCGCGAGCTACGTGCATATCTGTAGCAACGAGACCATCCACGGCATCGAATTCCATGAGCTGCCCGACCTGAAGACCCTGGGCAGCGATGCGCCGCTGGTCATCGATTTTTCCTCGCATGTCGCCTCGCGGCCGGTGGACTGGTCACGCGTCGGCCTGGCCTTCGGCGGCGCACAGAAGAACCTGGGCCCCGCCGGCCTGACGCTGGTCGTGGTGCGCGAGGATCTGCTGGGCCACGCCTTGCCCGCCTGTCCCAGCGCCTTCGACTACCAGATCGTGGCGGACAACCAATCCATGTTCAACACGCCGCCCACCTGGGGCATCTACATGGCCGGCCTCACCTTCCAGTGGCTCAAGCGCCAGCGCGAGGGCGACGCCAGCGGTGTGGCGGCCATGGAGGCGCGCAACAAGGCCAAGGCGCAGCGCCTGTACGACTACATCGACGGCTCGCAGTTCTATGTGAACAAGGTCGCGCCGCAAGCCCGCTCGCGCATGAACATACCGTTCTTTTTGCGCGACGAAGGCCGCAACGACGCCTTCCTGGCCGGCGCGCGTGAGCGCGGCCTGCTGCAGCTCAAGGGCCACAAGTCCGTGGGCGGCATGCGTGCCAGCCTGTACAACGCCATGCCCATGGCCGGCGTCGAGGCGCTGATCGGCTACATGCAAGAATTCGAGCGGCGGCAAGCCTGA
- the pheA gene encoding prephenate dehydratase yields the protein MTSPSASPDLASLRVQIDSLDQQLLALLNQRAHVAEQVGELKKREGSPFFRPDRVAQVIDKITRANPGPLKDAHVSAIWREIMSACLALESPQRVAVLGPEGTFCEQAAIEYFGGAADLMYCNSFDEVFHATAAGGAQYGVVGVENSNEGVVTRSLDMFLHTPCHVVGEVSLLVRHNLLRESSSAEGIEAVLAHPQALAQCHAWLAKHLPHAERRPVSSNAEGARLAATHPAWVAISSERAAQQYGLHVVARAIQDDAYNRTRFAVICLPHTLATPPPSAKDCTSLIISVPNRPGAVHDLLVPLKKHGVSMTRFESRPARTGQWEYYFYIDLEGHPAQAHVAAALAELQQLAAFYKLLGTYPVSA from the coding sequence ATGACCAGCCCCTCTGCCTCGCCCGACCTTGCCAGCCTGCGCGTGCAGATCGACAGCCTCGATCAGCAGCTCCTCGCCTTGCTCAACCAGCGCGCCCACGTGGCCGAGCAGGTGGGTGAGCTCAAGAAGCGCGAAGGCTCGCCGTTCTTCCGCCCCGACCGCGTGGCCCAGGTCATCGACAAGATCACCCGCGCCAATCCCGGCCCGCTCAAGGACGCCCACGTCTCGGCCATCTGGCGCGAGATCATGTCGGCCTGCCTGGCGCTGGAGTCGCCTCAGCGCGTGGCGGTCCTGGGGCCCGAGGGCACGTTCTGCGAGCAGGCCGCCATCGAGTACTTCGGCGGCGCAGCCGACCTGATGTACTGCAACAGCTTCGACGAGGTCTTCCATGCCACGGCCGCCGGCGGCGCGCAGTACGGCGTGGTGGGGGTGGAGAACTCCAACGAGGGCGTGGTGACGCGCTCGCTGGACATGTTTTTGCACACGCCCTGTCATGTGGTCGGCGAGGTGAGCCTGCTGGTGCGCCACAACCTGCTGCGCGAAAGCTCCTCCGCCGAAGGCATCGAGGCGGTGCTGGCGCATCCGCAGGCGCTGGCGCAGTGCCATGCCTGGCTGGCCAAGCACCTGCCGCACGCCGAGCGCCGGCCGGTCTCCAGCAACGCGGAAGGCGCCCGCCTGGCGGCCACCCATCCGGCGTGGGTCGCGATTTCCAGCGAGCGCGCCGCCCAGCAATACGGCCTGCACGTGGTGGCGCGCGCCATCCAGGACGACGCCTACAACCGCACGCGCTTTGCCGTCATCTGCCTGCCGCACACGCTGGCCACGCCGCCGCCGTCGGCCAAGGACTGCACCAGCCTGATCATCTCGGTGCCCAACCGCCCCGGCGCAGTGCACGATCTGCTGGTACCGCTCAAGAAGCACGGCGTGTCCATGACGCGCTTCGAGTCGCGCCCGGCGCGCACCGGCCAGTGGGAGTACTACTTCTACATCGACCTGGAAGGCCATCCCGCGCAGGCCCACGTGGCGGCGGCGCTCGCTGAGCTGCAGCAACTCGCCGCCTTCTACAAGCTGCTGGGCACCTACCCCGTGAGCGCCTGA
- a CDS encoding prephenate dehydrogenase, translating to MFEQLGLIGCGLMGGSFALACKRAGLVQRVVGYSKSPSTTERARQMGVIDVEAPSALLAVAGADLVLLAVPVAATGATLKAIRHLVTPQTLVMDVGSTKQDVVLAAQDALRERFGSFVPAHPIAGREVAGVEHADAALYRGAQVILTPTERTLTTQLQRATNLWRALGCRVSSMSPEAHDRGLAAVSHLPHLLAFAMMGAINTQDDADRLLAMAGPGFRDFTRIAAADPVLWRDVLLANREQVLEQSQHFAAALEQLQHAMRAGDTQLLQDLITLASTSRARWRLGDAALPTDH from the coding sequence ATGTTCGAGCAACTGGGCCTGATCGGCTGCGGCCTGATGGGCGGCTCGTTCGCGCTGGCGTGCAAGCGCGCCGGGCTGGTGCAGCGCGTGGTGGGCTACAGCAAGTCTCCTTCGACCACGGAACGCGCGCGCCAGATGGGCGTGATCGACGTCGAGGCGCCCTCGGCCCTGCTGGCCGTGGCCGGCGCCGATCTGGTGCTGCTGGCGGTGCCGGTGGCCGCCACCGGCGCCACGCTCAAGGCCATTCGGCACCTGGTCACGCCGCAGACGCTGGTCATGGACGTTGGCTCGACCAAGCAGGACGTGGTGCTGGCCGCGCAGGACGCGCTGCGCGAGCGCTTTGGCTCCTTCGTGCCGGCGCACCCGATCGCCGGGCGCGAGGTCGCCGGCGTGGAGCACGCCGACGCGGCGCTGTACCGCGGCGCGCAGGTCATCCTGACCCCCACCGAGCGTACATTGACGACCCAGCTGCAGCGCGCGACCAATCTGTGGCGCGCGCTCGGCTGCCGCGTCAGCAGCATGTCGCCCGAAGCGCACGACCGGGGTCTGGCGGCCGTGAGCCACCTGCCGCACCTGCTGGCGTTCGCCATGATGGGCGCGATCAACACCCAGGACGACGCAGACCGGCTGCTGGCCATGGCCGGGCCGGGCTTTCGCGACTTCACGCGCATCGCAGCAGCCGACCCGGTGCTGTGGCGCGACGTGCTGCTGGCCAACCGCGAGCAGGTGCTGGAGCAGTCGCAGCACTTCGCCGCCGCGCTGGAGCAGTTGCAGCACGCCATGCGCGCCGGCGACACGCAGCTGCTGCAAGACCTGATCACCCTGGCCAGCACCTCGCGCGCGCGCTGGCGTCTGGGCGACGCCGCCCTGCCCACGGACCACTGA
- a CDS encoding bifunctional 3-phosphoshikimate 1-carboxyvinyltransferase/cytidylate kinase produces the protein MYTTAFLDLPPLQHAGGSVQLPGSKSISNRVLLLAALSEGTTQVHDLLASDDTRVMLDALRQIGCEVGESEEGQPVRITGLGARTPAAPAKLFLGNAGTAMRPLTAALALLGGEYELSGVPRMHERPIGDLVDALRQLGCAIEYLGSDGYPPLRIAHGAGVPPLILDAPIRVRGDVSSQFLTALLMALPLAARERDITVEVVGELISKPYIHITLELLARFGIAVRRDGWQRFTIPAGSRYRSPGSIHVEADASSASYFIALGAISTPTEGQNPLKILGVGLDSIQGDIRFVEAAQAMGARVQGGPGWLQVERGAWPLKAIELDCNHIPDAAMTLAVMALYADGPSLLTNIASWRVKETDRIAAMACELRKLGAQVEEGADWLRVHPLPRAADWRAASIHTYDDHRVAMCFSLAAFNPAGLPVRIEDPRCVGKTFPDYFEALFSVARTRPEHIPVLCVDGPTASGKGTVAAGVAQQLGYHYLDSGSLYRTAALAAVRAGIAIEAQHEARLAELARSLPVRFADGRIWLAGDEVTDAIRTEEAGMNASRISVLPLVRDALVALQLAFRQLPGLVADGRDMGTAIFPGAPLKVFLTASAAVRAERRHKQLISKGISSTIADLRAGLEARDARDASRSASPLQPAQDALPLDNSALSVDQTIAQVLDWWRARQPF, from the coding sequence ATGTACACCACCGCGTTCCTCGACCTGCCGCCGCTGCAGCACGCCGGCGGCAGCGTCCAACTGCCCGGCTCCAAGAGCATCTCCAACCGCGTGCTGCTGCTGGCGGCCTTGAGCGAGGGCACGACGCAGGTGCACGACCTGCTGGCCTCGGACGACACGCGCGTCATGCTCGATGCACTGCGCCAGATCGGCTGCGAGGTGGGCGAATCGGAAGAAGGCCAGCCGGTGCGCATCACCGGCCTGGGCGCCCGTACCCCGGCCGCGCCGGCCAAGCTGTTTCTGGGCAATGCCGGCACCGCCATGCGTCCGCTGACAGCCGCGCTGGCGCTGCTGGGCGGCGAATACGAGCTGTCGGGTGTGCCGCGCATGCACGAGCGGCCCATAGGCGATCTGGTCGACGCGCTGCGCCAGCTGGGCTGCGCCATCGAGTACCTGGGCAGCGACGGCTATCCGCCGCTGCGCATCGCGCACGGCGCGGGCGTGCCACCGCTCATCCTGGATGCGCCGATCCGCGTGCGCGGAGATGTCTCCAGCCAGTTCCTGACGGCGCTCCTGATGGCGCTACCGCTGGCGGCGCGCGAGCGGGACATCACGGTGGAGGTGGTGGGCGAGCTGATCTCCAAGCCCTACATCCACATCACGCTGGAGCTGCTGGCGCGCTTTGGCATTGCCGTGCGGCGAGATGGCTGGCAGCGCTTCACCATTCCCGCCGGCAGCCGCTACCGCTCGCCCGGCAGCATCCACGTTGAGGCGGACGCCTCTTCTGCTAGTTATTTCATAGCGCTTGGCGCAATATCCACGCCGACTGAAGGCCAAAATCCCCTGAAAATCCTGGGCGTCGGCCTGGATTCCATCCAGGGCGACATCCGTTTCGTGGAGGCCGCGCAGGCCATGGGCGCACGCGTGCAGGGCGGCCCCGGCTGGCTGCAGGTCGAGCGCGGCGCATGGCCGCTCAAGGCGATTGAGCTGGACTGCAACCACATCCCCGACGCCGCCATGACGCTGGCGGTGATGGCGCTGTACGCCGATGGCCCCAGCCTGCTCACCAACATCGCCAGCTGGCGCGTCAAGGAGACCGACCGCATAGCAGCCATGGCCTGCGAGCTGCGCAAGCTGGGCGCCCAGGTCGAGGAAGGCGCGGACTGGCTGCGCGTGCATCCGCTGCCGCGCGCGGCCGACTGGCGCGCCGCCAGCATCCACACCTATGACGACCACCGCGTCGCCATGTGTTTTTCGCTCGCCGCGTTCAACCCGGCCGGGCTGCCCGTGCGCATCGAAGACCCGCGCTGCGTGGGCAAAACCTTTCCCGACTATTTCGAGGCGCTGTTCTCCGTCGCGCGCACGCGGCCCGAGCACATCCCGGTTCTCTGCGTCGACGGGCCCACGGCCTCGGGCAAGGGCACGGTGGCGGCAGGCGTGGCGCAGCAACTGGGTTATCACTACCTGGATTCGGGCAGCCTGTACCGCACCGCGGCGCTGGCGGCGGTGCGCGCCGGCATCGCCATCGAGGCGCAGCACGAGGCGCGCCTGGCCGAGCTGGCGCGCAGCCTGCCGGTGCGTTTCGCAGATGGCCGCATCTGGCTCGCCGGCGACGAGGTGACCGACGCCATCCGCACCGAGGAAGCCGGCATGAACGCCTCGCGCATCTCGGTGCTGCCGCTGGTGCGCGATGCCCTGGTGGCGCTGCAACTGGCGTTTCGGCAACTGCCGGGCCTTGTGGCCGATGGGCGCGACATGGGCACGGCCATCTTCCCTGGCGCGCCGCTCAAGGTGTTCCTCACGGCCAGCGCCGCCGTGCGTGCCGAGCGGCGGCATAAGCAATTGATTTCCAAGGGCATTTCCAGTACAATTGCCGACCTTCGCGCGGGCCTGGAAGCGCGGGATGCGCGCGACGCGAGTCGCAGCGCATCGCCGCTACAGCCCGCGCAGGACGCCCTGCCGCTTGACAACTCGGCGCTTTCGGTCGATC